Below is a genomic region from Pontibacillus yanchengensis.
GATATGCAGCAATGTTAGGAATGATTGTTGCATTATTAAGTGCGATATTCTTTCAATTAAACTTAATGCAGAGGGAAAAATAATAGATTATACGTTAGAATGGATACTTTAGTTGAATACATAATTATCTCGATTTCAAGTCTTCCAGTTTAGGGCGCGATTCTTTAATAAGAATTCGCGTCTGATTAAGAAGTGGTGTACTTTGCCAGGATTGTTTAAGAATAATTTTATCTGGAATGTGGTGTGAAGATGAAAAGAGTATTTGGGGAAAAAATTAATAGAACTGACTATGAAACCAGAAAAGGTGTTTATGCAGTTATTTTCAATTCCAAAAAAGATAAGGTGATGACTGTTCAAAATGGAAGAGGTCATCATTTTTTACCTGGTGGCGGAATTGAAAATGATGAAAGTCACTTCAAATGCCTTGAGAGAGATGTTAGAAGAAACATGTTACAAGGCATTCATTGGTTCCTACATTGGCAATGCAATGAGATAACAGGGGTATATCTACCGCTCAAAGCGATTTGATCACCGTAATAGAAATGGAAACTTAGGGTTTGTTTCAATAATAGTTGACGCAATAAAGCGTTGAGCAATAGATAAAACATTTTAAATCACCATTTCTTTTATTAGGGCTTTATGAAATTACCTTGAATT
It encodes:
- a CDS encoding NUDIX domain-containing protein, with the translated sequence MKRVFGEKINRTDYETRKGVYAVIFNSKKDKVMTVQNGRGHHFLPGGGIENDESHFKCLERDVRRNMLQGIHWFLHWQCNEITGVYLPLKAI